In a single window of the Mucilaginibacter defluvii genome:
- a CDS encoding ABC transporter ATPase — protein sequence MQFPEHSRVWIYQSNRQLSDAETIDIQKSLTEFTNIWTAHNNQLKATAEVRYNRFLILIVDEEAAGASGCSIDKSVRFMQQLERQYNINLFDRFNMAYRSGGEILSANRNEFEELIKQGDITTDTIVFNNLAQNVAELNTKWEVPFKDSWHARVFG from the coding sequence ATGCAGTTTCCTGAACATTCAAGAGTGTGGATATACCAGTCGAACAGGCAATTATCTGATGCTGAAACGATTGATATTCAAAAAAGTTTAACAGAATTTACCAACATCTGGACGGCGCATAACAACCAACTGAAAGCTACGGCTGAGGTGCGTTATAACCGGTTTTTAATATTGATTGTTGACGAAGAAGCGGCGGGCGCCAGCGGCTGCTCCATTGATAAATCGGTACGTTTTATGCAGCAGCTTGAGCGGCAGTATAACATCAATCTGTTCGACCGCTTTAATATGGCTTACCGCAGCGGCGGTGAAATACTTTCGGCCAACCGGAATGAGTTTGAGGAACTGATTAAACAAGGTGATATTACCACCGATACGATAGTTTTTAATAACCTCGCCCAAAACGTAGCTGAACTTAACACCAAATGGGAAGTGCCGTTTAAAGATAGCTGGCATGCGCGGGTATTTGGTTGA
- a CDS encoding YdeI/OmpD-associated family protein: MPTYDPRIDAYIDKAADFAKPILMHLRDLAHRTVPEIAETTKWSMPFFECNGPVCYIAAFKNHCAFGFWKSSRLSDPHKVLHEEEGSGAGSFGKITRLADLPADEILIEYIAEMVAINAQEQEEKKPTVKKPVISKTSAPVETPAYFMQLLTQNPQAMAVFEKFSPSSKKEYISWFTEAKTEATLQKRLEQAMEWISEGKQRNWKYQK, encoded by the coding sequence ATGCCAACCTACGATCCCCGTATAGATGCCTATATTGATAAGGCTGCCGATTTTGCAAAACCCATATTGATGCACCTACGCGATCTGGCACATCGTACGGTACCTGAAATTGCAGAAACCACCAAGTGGAGTATGCCATTTTTTGAATGCAACGGCCCCGTTTGTTATATAGCCGCATTTAAAAACCACTGCGCCTTTGGCTTTTGGAAAAGCAGCCGGTTGAGCGACCCTCATAAGGTATTGCACGAAGAAGAGGGCAGCGGCGCAGGCAGCTTTGGCAAGATCACGCGTCTGGCCGATCTTCCAGCCGATGAGATACTGATTGAATATATTGCCGAAATGGTTGCCATTAACGCGCAGGAGCAGGAGGAAAAGAAACCCACGGTTAAAAAGCCTGTAATATCCAAAACTTCTGCCCCGGTTGAAACGCCTGCTTATTTTATGCAACTACTTACGCAAAATCCGCAGGCTATGGCCGTGTTTGAAAAATTCAGCCCGTCGTCAAAAAAGGAATATATCTCCTGGTTTACCGAAGCCAAAACCGAAGCCACCCTGCAAAAGCGCCTTGAACAGGCTATGGAATGGATAAGCGAAGGCAAGCAACGCAACTGGAAATACCAAAAATAG
- the mtgA gene encoding monofunctional biosynthetic peptidoglycan transglycosylase: MKRKGIVKNSIVRLLLRIVKLALIFFVGASLFGVLLFRFINPPFTWLMIERGFERKAAGKDWKIDKDWKDVDEISNNMKRAAVAAEDQLFLEHHGFDFHAIEKAINKNMHSKKLMGGSTITQQTAKNVFLWQGRSLLRKGLEAWFTILIEAFWSKERIMEVYLNVIEMGDGIYGAEAAAQAYFNKPASKLTQRQAAAIASIFPSPLKWSATKPSRYVRHRQFLIRKNMRRLGPLSF; encoded by the coding sequence ATGAAGCGTAAAGGGATAGTTAAAAATAGTATAGTAAGGCTTTTATTACGGATAGTTAAGCTGGCCCTGATATTTTTTGTTGGCGCGAGCTTGTTTGGCGTGTTGTTATTCAGATTCATCAATCCGCCTTTTACCTGGCTGATGATTGAGCGCGGCTTTGAGCGCAAAGCCGCAGGCAAGGATTGGAAGATAGACAAGGACTGGAAGGATGTTGACGAAATATCCAACAATATGAAGCGCGCCGCCGTGGCTGCCGAGGATCAATTATTTTTGGAGCATCACGGGTTTGATTTTCATGCCATAGAAAAAGCTATTAATAAAAACATGCACAGCAAAAAGCTGATGGGTGGAAGTACCATAACCCAGCAAACCGCTAAGAATGTGTTTTTATGGCAAGGCAGGTCGTTATTGCGTAAAGGGCTCGAGGCCTGGTTTACCATACTTATTGAGGCCTTTTGGAGTAAAGAACGCATTATGGAGGTTTACCTCAACGTAATTGAAATGGGCGACGGTATTTATGGTGCCGAAGCCGCCGCGCAGGCTTACTTTAACAAACCGGCATCAAAACTTACGCAAAGGCAGGCAGCGGCTATAGCTTCTATTTTTCCGAGTCCGCTAAAATGGTCGGCCACTAAACCAAGCAGGTATGTAAGGCACCGCCAGTTTTTAATACGTAAAAATATGCGCAGGCTGGGGCCTTTGAGTTTTTAA
- the rplI gene encoding 50S ribosomal protein L9 codes for MELILKQDVKNLGDKDDVVSVKPGYGRNYLIPKGYAILATVSARKVLAENLKQAQFKQEKIRKDADAIAARLESVKLTIGAKAGETGKIFGAINTIQIADALKKEGFEVDRRRITFDQEPKVIGEYVANVNLHKEVKVKVPFEVVAE; via the coding sequence ATGGAACTTATTTTAAAACAAGATGTAAAAAACCTTGGCGATAAAGACGACGTAGTGAGCGTTAAGCCGGGTTATGGCCGTAACTACCTTATCCCAAAGGGTTATGCTATATTAGCAACTGTATCTGCACGTAAGGTTTTAGCTGAAAACCTGAAACAAGCGCAGTTCAAACAAGAAAAAATCCGCAAAGATGCTGACGCGATTGCTGCAAGGTTGGAAAGTGTAAAACTTACCATCGGCGCTAAAGCCGGCGAAACCGGAAAAATTTTCGGTGCCATCAACACTATCCAGATTGCTGATGCATTGAAAAAAGAAGGCTTCGAGGTTGACCGTCGTCGTATCACTTTCGATCAGGAACCAAAAGTAATTGGCGAATATGTAGCCAACGTTAACCTGCACAAAGAGGTTAAGGTAAAAGTTCCTTTCGAGGTAGTAGCTGAATAA
- the rpsR gene encoding 30S ribosomal protein S18 yields MANDQIKYVTAPKVEDNRKKYCRFKKNGIKYIDYKDANFLLKFVNDQGKVLPRRLTGTSLKFQRKVAQAVKRARHIGLLPYVTDSLK; encoded by the coding sequence ATGGCAAACGATCAGATTAAATACGTTACCGCTCCGAAAGTGGAGGATAACCGTAAAAAATACTGCCGTTTTAAAAAGAACGGTATCAAGTATATCGATTACAAGGATGCTAACTTCCTTTTAAAATTTGTTAACGATCAGGGTAAAGTATTACCTCGCCGTTTAACAGGTACTTCATTAAAGTTTCAGCGTAAAGTAGCCCAGGCTGTAAAGCGTGCGCGCCACATCGGTTTGTTACCTTACGTTACAGATTCACTTAAATAA
- the rpsF gene encoding 30S ribosomal protein S6, producing the protein MQQYETVVILTPLLSEEVAKEAIAKFTKILIDGGAEIVQEDNWGLKKLAYPIQKKTTGYYHLTEYKAPGDLINKLEIEFRRDERVMRFLTIALDKHAIAYNEKKRSGAFNQKKTKTEEAAG; encoded by the coding sequence ATGCAACAGTACGAAACCGTAGTAATTCTTACCCCGTTGCTGTCAGAAGAAGTAGCGAAAGAGGCGATTGCCAAATTCACTAAGATCTTAATCGACGGCGGAGCCGAAATTGTCCAGGAGGATAATTGGGGTTTGAAAAAATTAGCGTACCCTATTCAAAAGAAAACAACAGGGTATTATCACTTAACTGAATACAAGGCTCCGGGTGATTTAATCAACAAATTGGAAATTGAATTCAGACGTGATGAGCGCGTTATGCGTTTTCTGACGATTGCATTGGACAAACACGCCATTGCTTACAACGAGAAGAAACGTAGCGGTGCTTTCAACCAAAAGAAAACTAAAACAGAGGAGGCAGCAGGCTAA
- a CDS encoding DUF1801 domain-containing protein — MAIPQQIQDYNNLQAPADRDLCNLLANTISDNLPEAESKIWHAHPVWFLDGNPVVGYSKLKGGVRLLFWSGQTFEEAGLQSEGKFKAAEARYTSASQIDTEALQRWLSKARDIQWDYKNIVKRRGVLERLK, encoded by the coding sequence ATGGCTATTCCGCAACAAATACAGGATTATAACAACCTGCAGGCACCTGCTGACCGTGATTTGTGCAACTTGCTGGCTAATACCATCTCGGATAATTTGCCCGAAGCCGAATCAAAGATCTGGCATGCGCATCCTGTTTGGTTTTTGGATGGCAATCCTGTGGTAGGTTACAGCAAGCTGAAAGGCGGTGTACGGCTGCTGTTTTGGAGCGGACAAACATTTGAGGAAGCCGGTTTGCAAAGCGAAGGCAAATTTAAAGCCGCTGAAGCGCGGTACACATCGGCATCACAAATTGATACCGAAGCGCTGCAACGCTGGCTCAGCAAAGCGCGCGATATACAGTGGGATTATAAGAACATTGTAAAGCGCAGAGGTGTTTTAGAAAGGTTGAAGTAA
- a CDS encoding CorA family divalent cation transporter, producing MLRQLASKPENDFEWIDIYEPQHEEIHATAEKYGLHEELLDDSLQPDHLPKYEQMENYAFIIFRIHTDNRATEADTVQQLTHKVAIFYAKDFIVTIHRKPHKLIEVLGDQVKQGKCSSTFHLLNNIIKACLMTYDEPSNHLARSLEYYEEQIFLRTRKAPLLKGMYFLKRKADLVRRMLMLSYDIIDTIDAEDGDVSTRDTRDMYVRLQNIYDALSENINHLLNLYFNVSAQRTNDTVRVLTVFSVFFMPLTFIVGIYGMNFDFMPELRAHYGYPIVLGVMVIITLLIYFWFRRKGWL from the coding sequence ATGCTTAGACAACTTGCCAGCAAACCGGAGAATGATTTTGAGTGGATAGATATTTACGAGCCGCAGCACGAGGAAATTCATGCTACGGCCGAAAAGTACGGCCTGCACGAAGAACTGCTGGACGATAGCTTACAGCCTGACCACCTGCCCAAGTACGAGCAGATGGAAAATTATGCTTTCATTATCTTCAGGATACATACGGATAACCGAGCCACTGAAGCTGATACCGTGCAGCAGCTTACCCATAAAGTAGCCATTTTTTATGCTAAGGACTTTATTGTTACCATTCACCGCAAACCGCATAAGCTGATAGAGGTACTGGGCGATCAGGTTAAACAGGGCAAATGCAGCAGCACTTTCCATTTGCTGAATAATATTATTAAGGCTTGTTTGATGACTTATGACGAACCATCAAACCACCTGGCACGAAGCCTGGAATATTACGAGGAACAGATTTTTTTGCGTACCCGCAAAGCGCCATTATTAAAAGGCATGTACTTTTTAAAACGTAAGGCCGACCTGGTGAGGCGTATGCTTATGCTATCGTACGATATTATTGATACCATTGATGCGGAGGACGGCGATGTAAGTACGCGCGATACCCGCGATATGTATGTACGCCTGCAAAATATTTACGATGCCTTATCTGAAAATATAAACCACTTGCTTAACCTGTACTTCAACGTATCGGCGCAGCGTACTAATGATACCGTGCGCGTATTAACGGTGTTTTCGGTGTTTTTTATGCCGCTAACGTTTATTGTGGGTATATATGGTATGAACTTCGATTTTATGCCCGAACTGCGCGCGCATTACGGCTACCCGATTGTACTGGGCGTTATGGTAATTATTACCCTGCTTATATATTTCTGGTTCAGGCGGAAGGGTTGGCTGTAA
- a CDS encoding phosphatidylinositol-specific phospholipase C/glycerophosphodiester phosphodiesterase family protein: MRTAKLTVKFLKTASLIILICGPLLVRAQNAPLQNGFAHNDYWHKRPLFDALDNGYTHIEADIFYINGEMVVAHFFPFFQGKRTLENLYLKPLAERVKKQGNIFEGYDTPITLMIDIKTGADDTYRALKPLLNKYSSILSSYENGKVHQRQVTIVLSGNKPYRSIKNERQRLAFIDEDLRDVGKDKCNANVYQMASCKYSSLLNWDGNGNMPEKERKRLCSYVTKAHSMGKKVRLWASPEKESVWKQLLNCGVDLINTDELTTLRKFLVNNTLVHEKINLAGKPRVASL, encoded by the coding sequence ATGCGAACGGCAAAATTGACAGTAAAATTCCTTAAAACCGCCTCGTTAATCATCCTCATTTGCGGCCCACTCCTCGTCCGCGCGCAAAACGCTCCCCTCCAAAACGGTTTCGCTCATAATGATTACTGGCACAAACGCCCCTTGTTTGACGCTCTTGATAACGGGTATACCCATATAGAAGCTGATATATTTTATATAAACGGCGAAATGGTGGTGGCGCATTTCTTCCCGTTTTTTCAGGGCAAACGCACGCTGGAAAATTTGTATCTGAAACCACTTGCCGAACGTGTTAAAAAGCAAGGCAATATATTTGAGGGATACGATACGCCGATAACGCTGATGATCGACATCAAGACCGGTGCCGACGATACCTACCGCGCGCTTAAGCCCTTGCTCAACAAATACAGCTCCATCCTCTCCAGCTATGAAAATGGAAAAGTACATCAGCGGCAGGTTACCATTGTGCTATCGGGCAATAAACCATACCGCTCCATTAAAAACGAAAGGCAGCGCCTGGCGTTTATTGATGAGGATTTACGGGATGTAGGCAAAGATAAATGCAATGCCAACGTTTACCAGATGGCCAGCTGCAAATATAGCTCGCTATTAAACTGGGATGGCAACGGCAACATGCCCGAAAAAGAGCGCAAACGGTTATGCAGCTATGTAACCAAGGCTCACAGTATGGGCAAAAAAGTACGTCTGTGGGCCTCTCCTGAAAAGGAAAGCGTATGGAAACAACTGCTAAACTGCGGTGTTGACCTGATTAACACGGATGAACTAACAACGCTGCGCAAATTCCTTGTCAACAACACCTTAGTTCATGAAAAAATTAATCTTGCAGGCAAGCCTCGGGTTGCGTCTTTGTAA
- a CDS encoding glycosyltransferase family 4 protein has protein sequence MEILFVSHKHPPATGGMEKQSYELVRGMRKHTRVHTIIYKTGTSKLRFFMSLNRRIVAMCRKYPEISIIHYNDGLMAAICMRHKGYEHLKRTVTLHGLDVVFPNHTYRRTVLPEYKKFEKVFAVSNATAEACQRYGIPADKLKVISNGVDASIADCQPNPNKLKDIGKQYGIDLTNKKILVCMGRAVKRKGFAWLLKHVLPALSDDFLLLMIGPFKPRAPLADKVIRSLPPKMRRQVTSFLGWPTDEEEIRRLLQRAGATERVKHLGRMPFEDILQLLMAAEAFIMPNIPVSGDLEGFGLVCLEACLCGTKVFASNIEGIKDVITNGRNGYLLPAADKAAWINALNRLADGRSAYTLQPQEIKAYTMQHFSWDKMVKEYLDCFEEITKTQPEACLQD, from the coding sequence ATGGAAATCCTGTTTGTGAGTCATAAACATCCGCCTGCTACAGGCGGAATGGAAAAACAAAGCTACGAACTGGTGCGGGGCATGAGAAAGCATACCCGTGTGCACACTATTATTTACAAAACAGGCACAAGTAAACTGCGTTTTTTTATGTCGCTTAACCGGCGCATTGTGGCCATGTGCCGCAAATATCCGGAGATCAGTATTATACATTATAATGATGGATTGATGGCGGCGATATGCATGCGCCATAAAGGCTATGAGCATTTAAAGCGTACCGTAACTTTGCATGGGCTGGATGTAGTATTCCCCAATCACACTTACCGCCGCACGGTGCTGCCCGAATATAAAAAGTTCGAAAAGGTTTTTGCCGTAAGCAATGCCACGGCCGAGGCCTGCCAGCGGTATGGTATCCCTGCCGATAAGCTAAAAGTGATAAGCAACGGCGTAGACGCCTCCATTGCCGACTGCCAGCCTAACCCAAACAAGTTAAAGGATATAGGTAAACAGTACGGTATCGATCTCACCAATAAAAAAATACTGGTATGTATGGGGCGTGCAGTAAAGCGCAAAGGCTTTGCCTGGCTGCTAAAACACGTGCTGCCGGCGCTGAGTGACGATTTTCTACTGCTCATGATTGGCCCGTTCAAGCCACGGGCGCCGCTGGCCGATAAGGTGATACGCTCGTTGCCGCCTAAAATGCGTAGGCAGGTAACCTCGTTTTTAGGTTGGCCTACGGATGAAGAAGAGATTCGCCGCCTGCTGCAGCGTGCCGGGGCGACTGAGCGGGTGAAACACCTTGGCCGTATGCCTTTTGAGGATATATTGCAATTATTAATGGCCGCCGAAGCGTTTATTATGCCCAACATCCCGGTTAGTGGCGATCTGGAAGGATTTGGCCTGGTATGTCTTGAAGCCTGCCTGTGCGGAACAAAAGTTTTTGCCTCGAATATTGAAGGAATTAAAGATGTAATAACCAATGGGCGAAATGGCTACCTGCTGCCTGCTGCCGATAAGGCTGCCTGGATAAACGCGCTTAACCGCCTTGCAGATGGGCGATCAGCCTATACTTTACAACCACAAGAGATAAAAGCATACACGATGCAGCACTTCAGTTGGGACAAGATGGTAAAGGAATACCTGGATTGTTTTGAAGAAATTACAAAGACGCAACCCGAGGCTTGCCTGCAAGATTAA
- a CDS encoding lysylphosphatidylglycerol synthase transmembrane domain-containing protein: MKYLKFLLIIIVLICAWFFLRHADLDSVGRSLQRVGLHFIWLLIASACSYTCGTIAWRYCMGAEGRPVKLFHLFWVRHVGETVGIINPASIVAGEALKVYLLRNYAIEKQVVITSVLLSRVLMMATHLLSLLLITILSFAVIPALHFSFKVTGIALCVAGAIVLFIYLLILFLKQLRKTRLGNWLAVRTQKLRAKVAEANSALGTFYHTNKKDLLMACGFFMLHWALGSLELYIILHLLGTGAGFIPAMFVDMSVIVFKSAGAFIPAQIGVEEYGNKLMLAAIGLTATETWVTASLLRRARQLFWIVLGLVAYFFIDGKQTITSYKNGNPVCES; encoded by the coding sequence ATGAAATACCTGAAGTTTTTATTAATAATTATTGTACTCATCTGCGCCTGGTTTTTTCTTCGCCATGCCGATCTTGATAGCGTAGGCCGGTCATTGCAGCGGGTAGGTTTGCATTTTATATGGTTATTAATTGCCAGCGCGTGCTCCTACACATGCGGTACCATTGCCTGGCGGTATTGCATGGGTGCTGAAGGTCGCCCGGTTAAGCTTTTCCATCTGTTTTGGGTGCGGCATGTGGGCGAAACGGTGGGTATCATTAATCCGGCAAGCATAGTTGCGGGCGAGGCGCTCAAGGTTTACCTGCTTCGCAATTATGCGATTGAAAAGCAGGTAGTGATCACCTCTGTATTGTTATCGCGCGTGCTGATGATGGCTACGCATTTATTATCGCTATTGTTGATAACCATACTGTCTTTCGCAGTTATTCCGGCGCTGCATTTTTCGTTTAAGGTTACAGGGATAGCGCTCTGCGTAGCGGGTGCGATAGTGTTGTTTATTTACTTGCTCATATTATTTCTCAAACAACTCCGAAAAACCCGCTTAGGCAACTGGCTGGCAGTGCGTACCCAAAAGTTAAGGGCTAAGGTTGCAGAAGCTAATTCCGCCTTAGGTACATTTTATCATACCAACAAAAAGGATTTGCTGATGGCCTGCGGTTTTTTTATGCTGCACTGGGCATTAGGTTCGCTCGAACTTTACATCATATTGCACCTGCTGGGTACCGGTGCTGGGTTTATACCGGCCATGTTTGTTGACATGAGTGTGATCGTATTTAAATCGGCAGGGGCATTTATACCGGCGCAGATAGGGGTGGAAGAGTACGGAAATAAACTGATGCTTGCCGCCATTGGCCTCACTGCTACCGAAACATGGGTTACTGCTTCATTACTGCGCCGCGCCCGCCAGCTATTCTGGATAGTGCTGGGGCTGGTGGCTTACTTTTTTATAGACGGGAAACAAACTATTACATCTTATAAAAATGGAAATCCTGTTTGTGAGTCATAA
- a CDS encoding glycosyltransferase family 1 protein yields MPIVLGMIYRRRTRVVFFSEILDKDHDGAVRTMYQLISRIDAERYEFLFICGTGPDELCGFECIKVPALTVPVNRSYKLALPGLVQSSLKEKLKIFDADVVHIATPSFLGEFALKYARQEQLPVITIYHTHFISYIDYYFKQAPFLIDFIRSRVTESQRNFYNGCDMIYMPSEGISKWLTDIGVRADKMKSWKRGIDTSLFSPAKNDAELMRNITGDNAPVILFASRLVWEKNLETLFNIYDGLKATHVPFNLVVAGDGKEKAICEERMPDAFFTGRVDHETLSALYASADVFVFPSVSEAYGNVVLEAMASGLPCVIADGGGSADFIEQSINGFKCNPYDAAAYISKIMLLLNDDKLRRDIIQAGLQYSCAFDWDELAGIYFNDINQLAGQTQGQLLPAE; encoded by the coding sequence TTGCCCATAGTTTTGGGTATGATATACCGCAGAAGAACAAGGGTTGTATTTTTTTCGGAGATACTTGATAAGGATCATGATGGCGCCGTCCGGACGATGTACCAGCTTATCAGCCGTATTGATGCGGAGCGTTATGAGTTTTTGTTTATATGCGGCACTGGGCCCGATGAGCTTTGCGGTTTTGAATGCATAAAGGTGCCCGCCCTTACGGTGCCGGTTAACCGTAGTTACAAGCTTGCACTGCCCGGCCTGGTACAGAGCAGCCTGAAGGAAAAGCTTAAAATCTTTGATGCCGACGTAGTGCATATAGCCACACCATCATTTTTGGGTGAATTCGCGCTTAAATATGCCCGGCAGGAACAATTGCCGGTAATCACCATTTATCATACACACTTTATATCATACATCGATTATTATTTTAAACAAGCCCCTTTCCTGATCGATTTTATACGATCACGTGTTACAGAAAGCCAGCGCAACTTTTACAACGGTTGCGACATGATCTATATGCCGTCAGAAGGGATAAGCAAGTGGCTTACTGACATTGGTGTAAGGGCAGATAAAATGAAAAGCTGGAAACGCGGAATAGATACCAGCCTTTTTTCGCCTGCCAAAAATGATGCTGAACTGATGCGCAACATCACGGGTGATAACGCCCCGGTAATACTGTTTGCCAGCCGCCTGGTTTGGGAAAAGAACCTGGAAACGTTGTTTAACATTTATGATGGCTTAAAGGCTACCCATGTACCGTTTAACCTGGTTGTTGCGGGCGATGGTAAAGAGAAAGCGATATGTGAAGAGCGCATGCCCGATGCCTTTTTTACCGGCCGGGTAGATCATGAAACACTTTCAGCCTTATATGCATCCGCTGATGTTTTTGTATTTCCTTCGGTTTCCGAAGCTTATGGTAATGTTGTGCTCGAGGCAATGGCATCGGGGCTGCCGTGCGTTATTGCGGATGGCGGTGGCTCGGCTGATTTTATTGAACAGAGCATTAATGGATTTAAATGCAACCCATATGATGCCGCGGCTTATATAAGCAAAATTATGCTGTTGCTGAATGATGATAAACTGCGCCGGGATATTATACAGGCCGGTTTACAATACAGCTGTGCATTTGATTGGGATGAACTTGCCGGCATATATTTTAATGATATTAACCAACTGGCCGGGCAAACCCAGGGTCAACTGCTGCCCGCCGAATGA
- a CDS encoding DUF1080 domain-containing protein, whose product MRKNLLLKTTSLLFLSAAAIPFTGYAQNTQIPLSDLSAFKKPSANWSVAGSVKSDFNKEESLEKKDGQGILVTIPGKGKNEDLFTNFEHGDIDLSADFLMPKGSNSGIYLQGRYEIQLSDAWGKDKLTYQDLGAVYPRWDESRPQGQFAYEGVVPRINVSRAPGLWQNIRIVFQAPKFDASGKKTSNARIVKIVLNGVNIIENAELQAPTRGSAFPNEAATGPIRLQGDHGAVAFKNIKYSTSVDTKETDGSKRTFSEKQVFVTVTDEPVLLRSFVDINDKKRVTHAVNAGYPGNISYSYDLGTGALFQVWKGGFVDGTPMWLFRGDGNTTVIGSKVPLTDAPAIAVLGSETTVWPDSLLADQAFRSRGYELDDKGYPTFKYEVSQLKVDDKLTSEDGGRSLTRVVTVNGPVKDKLYLRAASGSDIVEAGNGMYAVNNYEYYVQFDKGAKPVLRNAGNGQELLIPVKDADKGASVKYSIIW is encoded by the coding sequence ATGAGAAAAAACCTTTTACTAAAAACAACATCTCTGTTGTTTCTGTCCGCTGCTGCTATACCTTTTACCGGCTACGCGCAGAATACACAGATACCTCTGAGCGATCTGTCGGCATTTAAAAAGCCATCTGCAAACTGGTCTGTCGCCGGTTCAGTAAAAAGCGACTTTAACAAAGAAGAATCGCTTGAAAAAAAAGATGGCCAGGGCATTTTGGTTACCATCCCGGGCAAGGGAAAAAATGAAGACCTTTTTACCAATTTTGAACATGGCGACATTGACCTGAGCGCTGATTTTTTGATGCCCAAGGGCTCAAACTCGGGTATCTACCTACAAGGCCGTTACGAAATTCAGCTGAGCGACGCCTGGGGCAAGGACAAGTTGACTTACCAGGATCTGGGCGCTGTGTACCCACGTTGGGATGAAAGCCGTCCGCAAGGCCAGTTTGCTTACGAGGGCGTAGTGCCGCGTATCAATGTAAGCCGTGCACCGGGCCTTTGGCAAAACATCCGCATTGTTTTCCAGGCGCCAAAGTTTGATGCTTCGGGTAAAAAAACATCTAATGCCCGTATTGTTAAAATTGTGCTAAATGGTGTTAACATTATTGAAAACGCAGAATTACAAGCGCCAACCCGTGGCTCGGCCTTCCCTAACGAGGCTGCCACCGGCCCTATCCGCCTGCAAGGCGATCATGGCGCCGTAGCGTTCAAAAATATTAAATACAGCACCTCTGTAGATACTAAGGAAACCGACGGTTCAAAACGTACGTTCAGCGAGAAACAGGTGTTTGTTACCGTTACCGATGAGCCGGTGTTGCTGCGCAGCTTTGTTGACATTAACGATAAAAAACGTGTTACCCATGCTGTTAACGCGGGCTACCCGGGCAACATCAGCTACTCATATGATTTAGGTACAGGAGCCTTGTTCCAGGTATGGAAAGGAGGCTTTGTGGATGGAACGCCAATGTGGCTGTTCCGTGGCGATGGCAATACCACCGTTATTGGCAGCAAAGTGCCTTTAACTGATGCACCTGCCATTGCGGTATTAGGATCAGAAACCACGGTATGGCCTGATTCACTGCTTGCCGATCAGGCATTCCGCAGCCGCGGTTATGAGCTTGACGACAAAGGTTACCCAACCTTTAAATACGAGGTTAGCCAGTTAAAAGTAGATGATAAATTAACCAGCGAAGACGGTGGACGCAGTTTAACCCGCGTGGTTACGGTTAACGGCCCGGTTAAAGATAAGCTTTACCTGCGCGCCGCATCAGGCAGCGATATTGTTGAGGCCGGTAACGGCATGTACGCGGTGAACAACTACGAGTACTACGTACAGTTTGATAAAGGCGCCAAACCGGTACTGCGCAACGCAGGCAACGGCCAGGAGCTGCTTATCCCGGTGAAGGATGCGGATAAAGGCGCATCTGTTAAATATTCAATTATCTGGTAA